A window from Pseudobutyrivibrio ruminis HUN009 encodes these proteins:
- the rfbF gene encoding glucose-1-phosphate cytidylyltransferase — translation MKVVLLAGGLGTRISEESIYKPKPMIDIGEQPIIWHIMKEYSYYGHNEFIICAGYKQQVIKQWFADYFMRKSDISFDYRNGSNEMIIHKSNVEPWKVTIVDTGLDTMTGGRIKRIQEYVGDETFLMTYGDGVCDVDINKLIEFHKENNKIATLTAVLQDQTKGILDIGGDNAVKSFREKKLDDGVPINAGYMVFEPKIFDYIDGDRTVLERGPLEKLAEQGELMSYIHKGFWQCMDNMREKETLEKLIKAGKAPWMKWEQN, via the coding sequence GTGAAAGTCGTATTACTAGCTGGTGGACTCGGCACCAGAATTTCAGAAGAATCTATATATAAGCCAAAGCCAATGATAGATATAGGGGAACAGCCTATTATTTGGCATATCATGAAGGAATACTCATACTATGGACACAATGAGTTTATTATTTGTGCTGGATACAAGCAGCAGGTGATAAAGCAGTGGTTTGCGGATTATTTCATGAGAAAAAGTGATATCAGCTTTGACTATAGAAATGGCTCAAATGAAATGATTATTCATAAATCAAATGTAGAGCCATGGAAAGTCACCATAGTTGATACCGGCTTAGACACTATGACTGGTGGTCGTATCAAACGTATTCAGGAATATGTTGGCGATGAGACGTTCTTAATGACATATGGCGATGGTGTTTGTGATGTAGATATTAATAAGCTTATTGAATTCCACAAGGAAAATAATAAGATTGCTACACTGACAGCAGTACTTCAGGATCAGACTAAGGGTATTTTGGATATAGGCGGAGATAATGCAGTAAAGTCATTCAGAGAGAAAAAGCTTGATGATGGGGTGCCTATCAATGCGGGATATATGGTTTTTGAACCAAAGATTTTCGATTATATCGATGGAGATAGAACTGTCCTTGAGCGTGGTCCATTAGAAAAGCTTGCAGAGCAAGGAGAGCTTATGAGCTATATTCATAAGGGATTCTGGCAGTGCATGGATAATATGCGTGAAAAGGAAACCTTGGAAAAGCTTATAAAGGCAGGTAAAGCCCCTTGGATGAAATGGGAACAGAATTAG
- a CDS encoding flippase, which translates to MAKKSIKKNYIYNVIYQTLMVFVPLITTPYISRVLGSEGVGSVSYAESITSYFVLFASMGIATFGQREISYYQDSAEERSRVFWDTKILGFLISGIVFVFYLAYALCKQDLVYIVLSANILVVFFDVTWFFYGVEEFGIIILRNAIIKILQILYYFNFVKEPDDIAKYALGLGMFTVLGNISLWPRLRKYIVKVPISKLHPFNNCKVVLSLFIPTIAIQIYTVLDKTMIGKITMDAAQNGYYEQATKLCRVVLTIVTSLGTVMIPRIGFYFKKQDFNGIQELMYKSYRFVMFLGVPLCLGLVGVASNLVPWFLGEEFLGAIPLVQILAFLIIAIGINTVTGNQYLIPTGQQNIYTKTVILGAISNFILNLFLIYFLEAEGAAVASVMAESIIAIVQLVYVRKTISIKNIIANSRNYILAGMVMYCIVYMLSRNLSSSVQHTLLITFVGACTYIVMLLITRDSFFMSECKEVSERIIQCKKKTY; encoded by the coding sequence ATGGCAAAAAAAAGCATAAAGAAGAACTACATATACAATGTGATATATCAAACATTGATGGTTTTTGTACCACTTATTACCACACCATATATATCAAGGGTTTTAGGAAGTGAAGGAGTAGGAAGCGTAAGCTATGCTGAATCGATAACTTCGTACTTTGTATTGTTTGCAAGTATGGGAATAGCGACTTTTGGACAACGAGAGATTTCGTACTATCAAGATTCTGCAGAAGAGCGTTCTAGAGTGTTTTGGGATACAAAAATACTGGGATTTTTAATATCGGGAATTGTGTTTGTGTTTTATCTTGCATATGCTCTATGTAAGCAAGATTTAGTATATATAGTTTTATCGGCTAATATACTGGTGGTTTTCTTTGATGTTACTTGGTTTTTCTATGGAGTTGAAGAATTTGGTATTATCATATTAAGAAACGCAATAATAAAAATATTACAGATTTTATATTACTTCAATTTTGTTAAGGAGCCAGATGACATAGCGAAATATGCTCTTGGTCTTGGTATGTTTACAGTTTTGGGTAATATATCTTTGTGGCCAAGATTACGTAAATATATAGTAAAAGTTCCTATATCTAAACTTCATCCGTTTAATAATTGCAAAGTAGTACTTTCGTTATTCATTCCAACAATAGCAATACAAATATACACAGTATTAGACAAAACAATGATTGGCAAAATAACTATGGATGCTGCACAAAATGGGTATTATGAGCAGGCAACAAAGTTATGCCGTGTAGTATTGACGATAGTAACTTCTCTTGGAACAGTTATGATTCCAAGAATAGGGTTTTATTTTAAGAAACAAGATTTTAATGGAATACAAGAACTGATGTATAAATCTTATAGATTTGTCATGTTCTTAGGAGTACCATTATGCTTAGGCTTGGTAGGGGTAGCAAGTAATTTAGTTCCTTGGTTTCTGGGAGAGGAATTTTTAGGAGCTATTCCACTTGTTCAGATATTAGCTTTTTTGATAATAGCTATAGGCATTAATACGGTTACAGGCAATCAGTACTTAATACCAACAGGACAACAAAACATTTATACAAAAACTGTTATATTAGGTGCGATATCTAATTTCATATTAAATTTATTTCTTATATATTTCCTAGAGGCGGAAGGTGCAGCGGTAGCATCTGTAATGGCAGAGAGTATAATTGCTATAGTACAATTGGTTTATGTTAGAAAAACGATAAGCATCAAGAATATTATAGCAAATAGTCGCAATTATATATTGGCTGGGATGGTTATGTATTGCATAGTATATATGTTGAGCAGAAATCTAAGTAGTTCAGTACAGCATACTCTTTTGATTACTTTTGTAGGTGCATGTACGTATATAGTTATGTTGTTAATAACAAGAGATTCTTTTTTTATGAGCGAATGCAAGGAAGTTAGTGAAAGGATAATTCAATGCAAAAAAAAGACATATTAA
- a CDS encoding glycosyltransferase family 2 protein, with amino-acid sequence MSENDNIAVSVAVATYNVEKYISRCLDSFCDNRFKGKLEVLIINDGSTDSSVRIAEEYVDRFPEIFRIVNKENGGWGSTINSGADSARGKYFYQLDGDDYCDTTAMLELVSVLEKENADLVLTNWKSFIDGNEKDETLVKYLKEESAGLYEEIFCNNTFPSIHSLCVKTELLKKISIQEKCFYTDVEYVFKTALMSKTYHYVPIYVYCYRLGRSGQSVSFSGIKKHYKDHMRVVFECLQSVNVAKNKSIANGLIDYISKVAANQYAMFMICPTNRQVWIELNDYSQKIFETYKLAIDKKHKALALCCKNYLGYIIISNIYKKTKKVD; translated from the coding sequence ATGAGTGAAAACGATAATATAGCTGTAAGCGTTGCGGTCGCAACATATAATGTGGAAAAATATATATCAAGATGTCTGGATTCATTTTGCGATAATCGCTTTAAAGGGAAACTGGAAGTTTTAATTATTAATGATGGCTCAACGGATTCATCAGTTCGAATTGCAGAAGAATATGTCGATAGATTTCCTGAGATATTTAGAATAGTAAACAAAGAGAATGGTGGATGGGGCTCAACTATTAATAGTGGAGCAGATTCAGCTAGAGGAAAATACTTTTATCAATTGGATGGCGACGATTACTGCGATACAACGGCTATGCTAGAGCTTGTAAGTGTGCTTGAAAAAGAAAACGCTGATTTAGTACTGACAAATTGGAAATCATTTATAGATGGTAATGAAAAAGATGAAACTCTTGTTAAATATCTTAAAGAAGAATCAGCAGGATTGTACGAAGAGATATTTTGTAATAATACTTTTCCATCAATACATAGTTTATGCGTAAAAACGGAATTGCTAAAAAAAATATCAATACAAGAGAAATGTTTTTATACAGATGTAGAATATGTTTTTAAAACAGCACTTATGTCAAAGACTTATCATTATGTCCCTATTTATGTTTATTGCTATAGATTGGGAAGAAGTGGTCAAAGTGTAAGTTTTTCTGGAATAAAAAAGCATTACAAGGATCACATGAGAGTGGTTTTTGAATGTTTGCAATCCGTGAATGTAGCTAAAAATAAATCAATAGCAAATGGCTTGATAGATTATATTTCTAAAGTGGCAGCTAATCAATATGCTATGTTTATGATATGTCCAACTAATAGACAAGTGTGGATTGAATTAAATGACTATTCTCAAAAGATTTTTGAAACATATAAACTGGCTATTGATAAAAAACATAAAGCTCTTGCATTATGTTGTAAAAACTATTTAGGATATATAATCATATCTAATATTTACAAGAAAACTAAAAAAGTAGATTGA
- a CDS encoding glycosyltransferase family 2 protein: MDNTSLEPYFTICIPTYNRANLLIRTLESIRKQQFDSYEVLIIDDGSVDNTREVVETYITNYGLEKKYKYYYKVNGGKHTAINVGLDNATGKYFIIFDSDDYFTEKAFENIYNYCQKIDNDMSYSGVMGRSIDISNNKIIGDLFAKEDLISSYFDYHFVLPFKMDIIDCLSVDKTEILKKYRFPEPDNTKFVNEAWLFDQIGVRYKMLLTNDVFRYVEYQQDGITKNQKVFKERNIVGFLYHYISRIENVLPYASIRGMQKVKLYVIAWWRYWEAVKIDSNNLGPRIDRVSLLGQIVRVIMPLLNIAAKLVHVR, translated from the coding sequence ATGGATAATACAAGTTTGGAACCATATTTTACTATATGTATTCCCACATATAATAGGGCAAACTTATTAATAAGGACGTTAGAAAGTATACGAAAACAACAATTTGATTCTTATGAAGTATTGATAATAGATGATGGCTCAGTAGATAATACTAGAGAAGTTGTGGAAACTTATATTACTAACTATGGACTAGAAAAGAAGTATAAGTATTATTATAAGGTTAATGGTGGTAAGCATACAGCAATTAATGTTGGCCTAGACAATGCGACGGGTAAATATTTTATAATATTCGATTCGGATGATTATTTTACTGAAAAAGCTTTTGAAAATATATATAACTATTGCCAAAAAATCGACAATGATATGAGTTATAGTGGGGTAATGGGGCGGTCAATCGATATTAGTAACAATAAGATTATTGGAGATTTGTTTGCTAAGGAAGATTTGATATCTTCATATTTCGATTATCATTTTGTATTACCATTTAAAATGGATATTATAGATTGTTTGTCTGTAGATAAAACAGAGATATTAAAAAAATACAGATTTCCAGAACCTGATAATACAAAGTTTGTTAATGAAGCATGGCTTTTTGATCAAATCGGAGTAAGATACAAGATGTTATTAACAAACGACGTGTTCAGGTATGTAGAATATCAACAAGATGGAATTACAAAAAATCAAAAGGTATTCAAAGAAAGAAATATTGTTGGATTCCTATATCACTATATTTCTAGAATAGAAAATGTTTTACCATATGCGTCGATAAGAGGAATGCAAAAGGTTAAGCTGTATGTTATTGCTTGGTGGAGATATTGGGAAGCGGTAAAAATTGATTCTAACAATCTAGGGCCAAGAATTGATAGAGTTTCATTACTAGGACAAATTGTAAGGGTAATAATGCCTTTATTGAATATTGCTGCAAAGCTTGTTCATGTGAGATGA
- a CDS encoding MBOAT family O-acyltransferase, protein MCWNPKYIVLLVASTVVTYLSGLVMELAKNSGKAEAQITRIKNWTVAASFVLNIGLLFYFKYINFAMDTITRIMAKLGITVTAPVFDVVLPVGVSFYIFQALSYTMDVYRDEIYAEKNFFRYALFVSFFPQLVAGPIERSKNLLKQLATPGEFNYDNVQSGLLTMMWGYFLKMVIADRCAILVDTVYNNVSGYFGYQLVLASVLFALQIYCDFMSYSTIAIGAARVLGYDLMENFHLPYFATSIKDFWRRWHISLSTWLRDYLYIPLGGNRKGRIRKYFNIMVTFFVSGLWHGAAFTYIFWGVLHGIYQIIEDVLKPFTDKLLEKTKIDPDNKLLYVCKIVVTFIFVDIAWVFFRANSIGDAFTVLKNSLYTANLATIKVDLWALGLDMRNMGMLMVGTLVLFISSVMRANGNQGNKTLLVEWISRRNFIIRYALYWSCMLMIIFSMDITGQEFIYFQF, encoded by the coding sequence ATGTGTTGGAATCCAAAGTATATAGTGCTTTTAGTGGCATCCACAGTTGTTACATACCTTAGTGGTCTTGTAATGGAATTGGCAAAAAACTCAGGCAAGGCCGAAGCACAAATCACTAGAATAAAAAACTGGACTGTAGCTGCTAGCTTTGTTTTGAACATTGGATTGCTCTTTTATTTCAAATATATCAATTTTGCCATGGATACAATCACAAGAATCATGGCAAAGCTTGGCATTACGGTAACAGCGCCAGTATTTGATGTAGTACTTCCAGTAGGTGTTTCATTCTATATTTTCCAGGCTCTTAGCTACACAATGGATGTATATCGCGATGAAATATATGCCGAGAAAAACTTCTTCAGATATGCTTTGTTCGTATCCTTCTTCCCACAGCTTGTGGCAGGTCCAATTGAGCGTTCAAAGAATCTGTTAAAGCAGCTTGCTACACCAGGTGAGTTCAACTATGACAATGTACAAAGCGGTCTTCTCACCATGATGTGGGGCTACTTCTTAAAGATGGTAATTGCCGATAGATGTGCAATTTTAGTAGATACAGTGTATAATAACGTGTCTGGCTATTTTGGATATCAGCTTGTGCTTGCAAGTGTATTGTTTGCGCTTCAGATATATTGTGATTTCATGAGCTATTCTACAATAGCTATTGGAGCAGCTAGAGTGCTTGGATATGACCTTATGGAAAACTTTCATTTGCCGTATTTTGCCACATCTATAAAGGATTTTTGGCGCAGATGGCACATATCACTTAGCACATGGCTTAGGGACTATTTATATATTCCATTGGGCGGCAATCGCAAAGGCAGAATCAGAAAGTATTTCAACATTATGGTTACTTTCTTTGTCAGCGGATTATGGCATGGTGCAGCATTTACTTATATTTTCTGGGGTGTGCTTCACGGCATCTATCAGATTATAGAGGATGTATTAAAACCATTCACAGACAAGCTTTTAGAAAAGACAAAGATTGACCCAGATAATAAATTACTATATGTTTGTAAGATTGTTGTAACCTTTATTTTTGTAGATATAGCATGGGTATTCTTTAGAGCAAACAGCATAGGAGATGCGTTTACTGTTTTAAAGAATTCTTTATATACAGCAAATCTTGCTACTATAAAGGTTGATCTTTGGGCGCTTGGTCTTGATATGAGAAATATGGGAATGCTAATGGTAGGTACCTTAGTTCTTTTCATTTCAAGCGTAATGAGAGCAAATGGAAATCAGGGCAACAAGACACTTCTTGTTGAATGGATTTCAAGAAGAAACTTTATTATTAGATACGCTCTTTATTGGAGCTGTATGCTTATGATTATCTTTTCGATGGATATTACAGGGCAGGAGTTTATTTATTTCCAGTTTTAG
- a CDS encoding DUF6056 family protein, whose protein sequence is MTKKIKLYHIFLLIGYCLVFIPFIYSIFYSMPANDDFAWAIEWWSKNRVVEMFHRINWNYNNSFGNSGIFAIAIQILFNPLYLFNNVGHSFGICMIIANVVIMIGILWAVRTIFKYMFQIENQLVLDVITFLVALLVTTSYYYSDVYNWWSGTPGYSGMMMMCMITCASILRYLADTSNKKRYICMIIVGMITCTSMMYCVAIGTFYVLFVFIENFKNRDSFKKKALPLILYIVSGVLMVIAPGNYTRMSNENSTGYSIVDAVSVTGHRIISRFTTTIQTKPWVLAIVLLIALIGLCQNSKKRQNLIIITLGTICLFVSAFSGLLLYVYGSAKTIDSEFTPRVYYVEDYMMFIGFAVIAYGIGVFIAQCVKQEIAFRYAIVVGLIIASVGCLNTYKGETYKQLIQYDIHEKALLIKVSWYFWDDILNEVITAEDGADVVIDRENVDWCQYSYYVSLDDIPRETLGEDAKYGNCNQCASKYYGVDSIIVNLY, encoded by the coding sequence ATGACAAAAAAAATAAAGCTTTACCATATATTTTTATTAATTGGATATTGTTTGGTGTTTATACCATTCATATATTCTATATTCTATTCAATGCCAGCAAATGACGATTTCGCATGGGCTATTGAGTGGTGGTCTAAAAATCGTGTTGTAGAAATGTTTCATAGAATCAATTGGAATTACAATAATTCATTTGGTAACTCTGGAATATTCGCAATAGCCATACAGATATTGTTTAATCCATTATACTTATTTAATAATGTGGGACATAGTTTTGGAATATGCATGATAATAGCCAATGTTGTTATTATGATTGGAATACTATGGGCAGTAAGAACTATATTTAAGTACATGTTTCAAATAGAAAATCAGTTAGTATTAGATGTCATCACATTTCTGGTAGCTTTGTTAGTTACAACAAGCTATTACTACAGTGATGTGTATAATTGGTGGTCTGGAACGCCAGGGTATTCGGGAATGATGATGATGTGTATGATAACATGTGCTTCAATTCTTAGATATTTGGCTGATACATCAAATAAAAAAAGATATATATGCATGATAATAGTAGGCATGATTACATGTACAAGTATGATGTATTGTGTTGCAATTGGTACTTTTTATGTATTGTTTGTTTTTATTGAAAATTTCAAAAACAGAGATTCTTTCAAGAAAAAAGCTTTGCCTTTAATTCTTTATATTGTATCAGGTGTGCTTATGGTTATTGCACCTGGAAATTATACCAGAATGTCCAATGAAAATAGCACAGGGTATAGTATTGTTGATGCTGTATCTGTTACGGGACACAGGATTATTTCAAGATTTACCACTACGATACAAACTAAACCATGGGTGCTTGCTATAGTGCTTTTGATAGCACTTATAGGTTTATGTCAAAATTCAAAAAAAAGGCAGAATCTCATAATTATTACTTTAGGCACAATATGCTTATTTGTTTCTGCATTTAGTGGTCTACTTCTTTATGTGTATGGTTCGGCAAAGACTATTGATTCTGAATTTACACCAAGAGTTTATTATGTAGAAGATTATATGATGTTTATAGGCTTTGCTGTCATTGCGTATGGAATTGGTGTATTCATAGCTCAATGTGTAAAACAAGAAATTGCATTTAGATATGCAATAGTTGTTGGCCTTATAATAGCAAGCGTTGGTTGTTTAAACACATACAAGGGAGAAACGTATAAACAGCTCATCCAATATGATATACATGAGAAGGCGCTTCTCATCAAGGTGAGTTGGTATTTTTGGGATGATATATTGAACGAAGTAATTACTGCAGAAGATGGTGCTGATGTTGTAATCGATAGAGAGAATGTTGATTGGTGTCAGTACTCTTATTATGTCAGCTTGGACGATATTCCACGAGAAACGCTTGGCGAAGATGCTAAATATGGTAACTGTAACCAGTGTGCATCAAAATACTACGGAGTGGATTCAATAATAGTTAATCTATATTAG
- a CDS encoding glycosyltransferase family 2 protein — translation MKISFVIPCYGSENTLTIVVGEIKEKMKLMTQYEYEIILVNDCSPDGTLSVIRKLCRENDNIIGISHAKNFGQHAALMAGFNFVSGDVVVCLDDDGQTPASEVDKLLAKIEEGYDVVYAEYDNKQHSGFRNWGSHVNKKMTEVMLNKPKELYVSSYFAAKRYIIDEILKYKGAYPYVIGLVLRTTKSICNVPVNHRKRLEGESGYTLKKLLGLWMNGFTSFSIIPLRIASYSGSLIAFLGFIYAIYVIVRKIVDPTRMLGWSSTISVILILGGLILLVLGLIGEYVGRIFISINNSPQYVIKEVINYDGLGNSEKQ, via the coding sequence ATGAAAATATCATTCGTAATACCATGTTATGGTTCAGAAAACACACTAACAATTGTAGTGGGTGAAATCAAAGAAAAAATGAAGTTAATGACACAATATGAATATGAAATCATATTGGTTAATGATTGCTCGCCTGATGGAACTCTTTCTGTCATAAGAAAACTTTGCAGAGAAAATGATAATATTATAGGAATAAGCCATGCGAAAAACTTCGGACAGCATGCAGCATTGATGGCTGGTTTTAATTTTGTGTCTGGAGATGTGGTGGTTTGTTTAGATGATGATGGTCAAACACCAGCTTCTGAGGTGGATAAACTTCTGGCTAAAATTGAAGAAGGCTATGATGTTGTTTATGCTGAATATGATAACAAACAGCATTCAGGGTTCAGAAATTGGGGAAGCCATGTGAATAAAAAGATGACAGAGGTTATGCTTAATAAACCTAAAGAGCTGTATGTGTCTAGCTATTTTGCTGCAAAAAGATACATAATTGATGAAATTCTTAAATATAAAGGCGCATATCCATACGTTATAGGATTGGTTCTTAGAACAACAAAGAGCATATGCAATGTGCCAGTTAATCATAGAAAGCGCTTAGAAGGTGAGTCAGGATATACTCTCAAGAAGCTATTAGGCTTGTGGATGAATGGTTTTACTTCATTTTCTATTATACCCTTAAGAATAGCTTCCTATAGCGGCTCACTAATAGCTTTCTTAGGATTCATATATGCAATTTATGTAATTGTACGAAAGATTGTTGATCCAACCAGAATGTTAGGTTGGAGTTCTACTATATCAGTAATTCTGATTTTGGGAGGCTTAATCCTATTGGTGTTAGGCTTGATTGGAGAGTATGTAGGAAGAATATTTATTAGTATAAATAATTCACCACAATATGTTATCAAGGAAGTCATCAACTATGATGGACTAGGCAATTCGGAGAAGCAGTAA
- a CDS encoding GNAT family N-acetyltransferase — translation MDASLKIEGEKIFLTPMSLEDAEIFVKWRNSDFVMSRFLLREPFTVEGQKNWIKNKVLTDDIAQFVVWDKADNVRIGSTYLIHLDKDNKKCEYGILLGEEKYSGGGRGSEALKLTLDYGFDYLGMYKIYGRILADNIASFKAAQKAGMSMEGIAQADVWIDGKPNDVIFVSKIRRGANE, via the coding sequence ATGGACGCTAGTTTAAAAATTGAGGGTGAGAAGATTTTTCTCACCCCAATGTCTTTAGAAGATGCAGAAATATTTGTCAAATGGCGAAATAGTGATTTTGTAATGTCGAGATTTTTACTAAGAGAACCATTCACTGTTGAAGGCCAGAAAAATTGGATAAAAAATAAAGTGCTAACAGATGATATAGCCCAATTTGTAGTGTGGGATAAGGCTGATAATGTTAGAATCGGTAGTACATATTTAATACACCTTGATAAGGATAATAAAAAATGCGAGTATGGAATATTGCTTGGTGAAGAGAAATATTCTGGAGGTGGTCGTGGCTCTGAAGCACTAAAACTGACTCTGGATTATGGATTCGATTATCTAGGTATGTACAAAATATACGGTAGAATATTGGCTGACAATATAGCTTCTTTCAAGGCTGCACAAAAAGCTGGGATGTCTATGGAAGGAATAGCACAAGCTGATGTATGGATTGATGGAAAACCAAATGATGTGATTTTTGTATCAAAGATTAGACGGGGAGCAAATGAGTAA
- the rffA gene encoding dTDP-4-amino-4,6-dideoxygalactose transaminase — MIPFNVPPFVGTETKYINEAIAQHKICGDGEFTKKCNNWLEYRTGAAKVLLTTSCTHATEMAALLCEIKPGDEVIMPSFTFVSTADAFVLRGATVVFVDIRPDTMNIDETKIEAAITDKTVAIVPVHYAGVACEMDTIMDIAKRHNLKVVEDAAQGVMSKYHGKALGTIGDYGAFSFHETKNYSMGEGGALLINDPANAEMAEIIREKGTNRAKFFRGQIDKYTWVEAGSSYLPSELNAAYLYGQLEKADEIFDDRMNSWNKYYDAFKELADAGKVELPTIPEGCEHNAHMFYLKCKDLEERTELINYAKSNEVLMVFHYIPLHSAPAGKKYGRFDGEDVYTTKESERLVRLPLYYGLTDEDHAKVVKVVKDFYNGR, encoded by the coding sequence ATGATTCCATTTAACGTACCACCTTTCGTAGGAACAGAGACAAAATACATTAACGAAGCTATCGCACAGCACAAAATCTGCGGTGATGGTGAATTCACAAAGAAATGTAACAATTGGTTAGAATACAGAACAGGTGCCGCAAAGGTGCTTCTCACAACATCTTGCACACATGCTACAGAAATGGCTGCTCTCTTATGCGAGATTAAGCCAGGCGATGAAGTTATCATGCCTTCATTCACATTCGTATCAACAGCAGATGCTTTCGTTCTTCGTGGAGCAACTGTAGTATTCGTAGATATCCGTCCTGATACAATGAACATCGATGAGACAAAGATCGAGGCAGCTATCACAGACAAAACTGTAGCAATCGTTCCTGTTCACTATGCAGGTGTTGCTTGCGAGATGGACACAATCATGGACATTGCAAAGCGTCACAACCTCAAGGTTGTAGAGGATGCTGCACAGGGCGTTATGAGTAAATATCATGGCAAGGCCCTTGGTACAATCGGTGATTACGGTGCATTTTCTTTCCATGAGACAAAGAACTACTCAATGGGTGAAGGTGGAGCTCTTCTTATCAATGATCCAGCAAATGCTGAAATGGCTGAAATTATCCGTGAAAAGGGTACAAACCGTGCTAAGTTCTTCCGTGGACAGATTGATAAGTACACATGGGTTGAGGCTGGTTCTTCATACCTTCCATCAGAGCTTAATGCTGCATATCTCTATGGTCAGCTTGAAAAAGCAGACGAGATTTTTGATGACAGAATGAATTCTTGGAATAAGTATTATGATGCATTCAAGGAGCTTGCAGATGCAGGTAAGGTAGAGCTTCCTACTATTCCAGAAGGATGCGAGCACAATGCTCACATGTTCTACCTCAAGTGCAAGGATCTTGAAGAGCGTACAGAGCTTATCAACTACGCTAAGTCAAATGAAGTACTTATGGTATTCCATTACATCCCACTTCACTCAGCACCAGCTGGTAAGAAGTATGGTCGTTTTGATGGCGAGGATGTATACACAACAAAAGAGAGCGAGAGACTTGTACGTCTTCCTCTTTACTATGGTCTTACAGATGAGGATCATGCAAAGGTAGTTAAGGTTGTAAAGGATTTCTATAATGGACGCTAG
- a CDS encoding glycosyltransferase family 2 protein gives MKKLLSIVVPCFNEEEATPIFYKTIHEMESELPSVDLEFVFVDDGSRDNTLKVLKELHQQDERVHYVSFSRNFGKEAGIYAGLEKAKGDYVVIMDVDLQDPPSMLPQMLSEIESGEYECVSTRRVDRKGEPPIRSWFARKFYKIMNKISSADIVDGARDYQMMTRKVVNAILSMGEYNRFSKGIFGWVGFKRKWLEFENVERVAGETKWSFWKLFIYAIDGIVAFSTAPLTLASVFGSIMCLVAFLFIIVIIVRTLIFGDPTSGWPSMVCIILLVSGIQLLCLGIQGQYMAKTYLETKKRPIYLVQEEE, from the coding sequence TTGAAAAAATTACTTTCAATCGTGGTGCCTTGTTTTAACGAAGAAGAGGCCACACCTATTTTTTACAAAACAATACATGAAATGGAGTCCGAACTTCCTTCTGTGGATTTGGAGTTTGTGTTTGTTGATGATGGTTCAAGAGACAATACTTTAAAGGTCCTAAAGGAATTACATCAGCAGGACGAAAGAGTTCACTACGTATCGTTCTCTAGAAATTTTGGCAAGGAGGCAGGCATTTATGCCGGTCTTGAAAAAGCAAAGGGTGATTATGTAGTAATCATGGATGTGGATTTGCAGGATCCACCATCAATGCTACCTCAGATGCTTTCGGAAATAGAAAGTGGCGAATATGAATGTGTATCAACTCGTCGCGTAGATAGAAAAGGGGAACCACCTATTCGTTCATGGTTTGCTCGTAAGTTCTACAAGATAATGAATAAAATCAGTAGTGCTGATATCGTAGATGGAGCTCGTGATTACCAGATGATGACTAGAAAGGTCGTCAATGCCATCCTTTCAATGGGAGAGTACAACCGCTTTAGTAAAGGAATCTTCGGTTGGGTTGGTTTCAAACGCAAATGGTTAGAGTTTGAAAATGTAGAGCGTGTAGCAGGAGAGACAAAATGGTCATTCTGGAAGCTTTTCATTTATGCCATCGATGGTATCGTCGCTTTCAGTACAGCGCCACTTACACTTGCATCAGTTTTTGGAAGCATCATGTGCTTGGTTGCATTCCTTTTCATTATTGTAATTATCGTTCGTACACTTATCTTTGGTGATCCAACAAGTGGCTGGCCATCAATGGTATGTATCATACTTTTGGTTTCAGGGATTCAGTTACTTTGCCTTGGCATTCAGGGCCAATACATGGCAAAGACATATCTTGAAACAAAGAAGCGCCCTATTTATTTGGTGCAGGAAGAGGAGTAA